The proteins below come from a single Methanothrix thermoacetophila PT genomic window:
- the pheA gene encoding prephenate dehydratase: MRIGVLGPRGSYSEMAASRRFPDAELVYFDDIEDVFDAVESHKADAGVVPLENSLEGSVALTLDLLLSRSLFICGEVVIPIRHCLLGRGDPDSVRIILSHPQALAQCRQYIRRRYPGVEMRTTGSTSHAARLAQEFPEMAAIANLEAAKTYGLRVLDRDIQDSKNNMTRFVVLSREMSKRTGNDKTSIVVYLEKDRPGALFAILREFAVRNINLTRIESRPSRKELGDYYFFIDLEGHVEDDAVREALDGIEKAANMVRVLGSYPKDNTPSE, encoded by the coding sequence TTGAGGATAGGCGTTCTGGGGCCGAGGGGCTCCTACTCGGAGATGGCTGCATCGAGGCGCTTTCCGGATGCAGAGCTTGTATACTTCGATGATATAGAGGATGTCTTCGATGCCGTGGAAAGCCATAAAGCGGATGCAGGAGTTGTACCGCTGGAGAACAGCCTGGAGGGATCTGTGGCTCTGACCCTGGATCTTCTTCTCAGTAGATCCCTCTTCATATGCGGGGAGGTCGTGATCCCGATAAGACACTGTCTTCTGGGTAGAGGAGATCCAGATAGCGTCAGAATCATACTCTCACACCCCCAGGCGCTCGCCCAGTGCAGGCAGTACATCCGGCGCAGGTATCCTGGTGTTGAGATGAGGACCACAGGGTCCACGAGCCATGCGGCCAGGCTGGCTCAGGAGTTCCCGGAGATGGCTGCGATAGCGAACCTGGAGGCTGCGAAGACATACGGTCTCAGGGTGCTGGACAGGGATATACAGGACTCGAAGAACAACATGACGAGATTTGTTGTTCTCTCCAGAGAGATGTCGAAGAGAACAGGCAATGACAAGACATCGATAGTTGTTTATCTGGAGAAGGACAGGCCCGGAGCACTTTTCGCCATCCTCAGAGAATTCGCTGTCAGGAACATCAACCTCACACGGATAGAGTCCAGACCCAGCAGGAAGGAGCTGGGGGATTACTACTTTTTCATAGACCTGGAGGGGCATGTAGAAGATGATGCTGTGCGAGAGGCGCTGGATGGCATCGAAAAGGCCGCGAACATGGTCAGGGTTCTGGGATCGTATCCGAAAGACAATACACCTTCAGAATAA
- a CDS encoding RNA ligase partner protein, with protein MLRQRFVFDTTALTDSQAWESEGCTTLCEGMSAILHRVAQARLHLGISCYVPYPSVYNEIRDFVRNNNCDIAILGKIDTWLVKKTPDRYRVKIPSKIFYEYVDYMRSRINKGMNVSEEAIWEAVSRCLSISATGEGREQMREEIEREVVGSIIRKFREKYRAALRYGILDSAPDIDVLLLAKDLDAAVVSQDLGIQRWAEQLGLRFMEARAFPQMVREYMSFVPLHTEELEDRMV; from the coding sequence ATGTTGCGCCAGAGGTTTGTTTTTGACACCACAGCCCTCACAGACTCGCAGGCGTGGGAGAGCGAGGGCTGCACCACACTCTGCGAGGGCATGTCTGCGATCCTGCACAGAGTCGCACAGGCGAGGCTGCATCTGGGTATAAGCTGCTATGTCCCATACCCATCGGTTTACAACGAGATAAGGGATTTCGTAAGAAACAACAACTGTGACATAGCCATACTGGGGAAGATCGATACATGGCTTGTCAAAAAGACCCCTGACAGGTACAGGGTCAAGATACCCTCGAAGATCTTCTATGAGTACGTGGACTACATGAGGAGCAGGATCAACAAGGGCATGAACGTCTCAGAGGAGGCGATATGGGAGGCTGTCTCGCGGTGTCTCTCCATCAGCGCGACGGGCGAGGGCCGGGAGCAGATGAGGGAGGAGATCGAGAGGGAGGTTGTGGGGAGCATAATAAGAAAGTTCCGCGAGAAGTACAGGGCGGCTCTGAGATACGGCATACTCGACAGCGCCCCGGATATAGATGTCCTGCTGCTCGCGAAGGACCTCGATGCCGCAGTCGTATCCCAGGATCTCGGAATTCAGAGATGGGCAGAGCAGCTGGGGCTCAGGTTCATGGAGGCGAGGGCCTTCCCTCAGATGGTCAGGGAGTACATGAGCTTTGTTCCACTACACACAGAGGAGCTGGAGGATAGGATGGTCTGA